Proteins encoded within one genomic window of Columba livia isolate bColLiv1 breed racing homer chromosome 1, bColLiv1.pat.W.v2, whole genome shotgun sequence:
- the C1H21orf140 gene encoding uncharacterized protein C21orf140 homolog — MKRFANPLLRHIIHRGSFDAASKKQCLQYLRSLRALQLNGFNTIFLGETDIPESLVTGENTGEVAGLRWPVWTVVHAGSSQGWVPWRYRLLLKGDLPIHPQNSVFQELCDSLTISYGKCVIVMRDNKQPMHMGAKDGKELEMETQPPVPPVICMSGIECCPEVARANGHELLVVPSSYNYLYPMDVAWSSLKWFIINNRNDFGLRSIEQTHSYRCILFSDLIVKGIEKMTPTKWRMVINRVKRWENYYLDTLS; from the coding sequence ATGAAGCGCTTCGCAAATCCGCTCCTCAGGCACATAATTCACAGGGGCAGCTTCGATGCTGCTTCCAAGAAGCAGTGCCTGCAGTATTTAAGATCTCTGAGGGCGCTGCAGCTTAATGGTTTCAACACCATTTTTTTAGGTGAAACAGATATTCCAGAAAGTCTTGTaacaggagaaaacacaggCGAGGTGGCTGGCCTGCGCTGGCCAGTGTGGACAGTTGTTCACGCTGGCAGCAGCCAAGGGTGGGTGCCCTGGAGGTACAGACTGCTGTTAAAAGGTGATCTGCCCATACATCCACAGAACAGTGTCTTTCAGGAGTTGTGTGATTCTCTGACCATCTCCTATGGGAAGTGTGTAATTGTGATGAGAGACAACAAGCAGCCAATGCACATGGGAGCAAAAGATGGCAAGGAGTTGGAGATGGAAACTCAGCCACCCGTCCCACCAGTGATCTGCATGTCTGGCATTGAGTGTTGCCCTGAAGTTGCTAGAGCCAATGGCCATGAGCTTCTTGTTGTGCCTTCGTCTTACAACTATCTCTACCCTATGGATGTCGCCTGGTCTTCTTTGAAATGGTTTATTATAAACAACAGGAATGACTTTGGCCTGAGGTCTATTGAGCAGACCCACTCCTACAGGTGTATCCTCTTCAGTGACTTGATTGTTAAAGGAATAGAGAAGATGACTCCAACCAAATGGAGGATGGTGATTAACAGAGTGAAGCGATGGGAGAACTACTACCTTGACACTCTTTCTTAA